The Ectothiorhodospiraceae bacterium BW-2 nucleotide sequence ATAGAAGCGATATTGACCACCCTAAGGAGAGTGAGTGTTTCGAAAAAAAATTTCATTTTGCCACCATTTCATCTGCAACTAACTTCGTCTCCGCCATTTGATTAAATATATTAACTTAGCAAAATTGAGCTGACCCAATCTGGTAATATCCGAGCACTATATTTAATCTTACCATGTTGAATCAACAATACCCTTTTGAAAGGCTGCTCTGTTGATGAATTATCAATAACATGGATCTGATCACAAAGAGCAATCGATTTTTTCACATTTTGTAAGGTTTTTGGGATTCTTTTTAGGACCTTGGATTCGGGTACAAAATGCCCCCCTTCCCTAACACGTTGAGCAATCCTTGCCTGATTTAGCATCGTCATATGGAGATGAATAAAAACCATAATAACCTCATAACCCAGCGCTTTTGCCTGTGCAACAAAGTCTATTTTTGACGGGTGAGAGTAGACTGTTTCAAAGCAAAAACTGGCACCAGATAGCAGTAATTGAGTTCGAAGCTCTTCGGCCAATTTCGCCGCATCGTAACTATGCTCTTCCGGGTTCTCCGGATAGGTTTCTTTAGCTATTCGATCGGCATTGACAAAGGGTAGATTGAGCGGCTCCAGATAGAGCGAGTAGAATGTGCTTTTTCCGGCTCCATTACCTCCAACCAATATCCAAAGCTGCTTTTTATTCAACGCTCGGCAGTATCAATCGGTACGAATTGGCCGTTTTCGAAAGAGCCCACAGAACGCTCTCCCCCTTTCTCAATCTGCTCAATATAGCCGGGATATTGCTCGGAGGCCTGATAAACAAGAGGGGCTGACGTCAATTTTCGTGCAAGCTCGCCGCTGGTGCGATCGCATTCTAACTCCGCAAAAACGGTGTCAGGATTTATAGGTTGACCAACTGTTGGCTCAACTTTGATTCTGGCAAGCCCCATAGAGACTTTTAGTAATGTATCCGCATCTAAATATCGATTAATTTGTCGTCCAAGCGACGCCCAATATTCAATCTGTTCAGCTGCACTTCGGTGCAATTGCGAACCAGTTAGTGTTGCGGCCTGCATTAACTCTTCCTGAAGACGAACCGGTGAGGCTGCTTTTGCCATTCATACCTCCGTTTTTAATATCGTTGCCAGTGACTATATGACTAATTGTAGCATACTGCTACACAAAATCTCGTTTTTTTGTTGATTCCAGCAAGTCTTGCTGACCTTGAGACTGTGATCGATAAACAAACAAGCGCTCAAGCAGCATTTCAAAAAAATCCACGGCATTTTGATAGCCTTACAATCGCACACCACATATTCCCCATCTTACTACCCGCAAATACAATCCCAAATTCAGCCGGCCCAACTACCCTCGTCTCCAGTTCTCGATCACCAATCGGACCAAAGCAGCCTGAACGTAACCTTACGCCACCATAGCGTGACAGCCCCGGAGCCGGCCTGATAGACTTAAACAGATGGAGGGAGTGGGCTCGGCTAAGCCGCAGCCTTCAGGGGAACTGATAGCGATGCCAGCGTCTGCTGATAGTTCCAAGGGAACCACAACTGTGGGTGGCGATTAACCTGATGGACATAATGCTGTAGCGCCACCAAATAATCAAACGGATTGACCTTAGCCAAATAGCAAGTAGCGACCAGAGAGAGAATGACATCGGCGACACCGGCTCCGCCGAGCGTTCTGAAGAAGAGACTGTTACGCCGTCCCCGAATCACCAGCTTGAGCATGCGCTCCATCTGGTTATTATCGATTTGCGCCCCCTCAATGCGGCAAAATCCGGTCAATTTGTCGTAGTGGTTGAGCAGATAGCGGATCGCTTTGCCCAGCGGACTGTTTTCCTCGACATCGCCACTCTCAATCTGCGCCTCGCCCCACTGTTTGAGCTGCGCCATCAGCGGCAGTGAGTGCTGCTGATGGTAAGCCAGCCGCTCTGCCGGGGTGTACTTCTCCTCCTTGCAGTGAGCATCGTGGTGCCACACCGGGTCGTAGAGCGCTAACACCCATGGGCCGTTATCCGGATGCAGCTCTGCCACATCCTCAAACCCCCGCCTACAGTGGCTGTTGCAGAATGTATCGTGTCGCTGTGTTTCATCCAGCACCGTAGGCAGATTGCGACTGAGCGCATCGCACATGATAGTGGGTTTGGGTAACCCAGGATGGCGCAGACGCAGAATCTCATCGATCAACTCTCCGGCATGGCCGATATCGGTCTGGTAGAGCACGATTTGTTGGCCACTCTCCAGTGTCGCGATTACGCCGGAAGTGAAAGTACCGCTGCGGGATTTAAGTTGACCGCTCCGTCTGTCAGGCTTCAGAATCGTGCCCTGATTCAAAATCCGGTTGGGTGTGTCATCCAGATGGTGCCATTTTACCAAATTTGAGAGGAGTTGGCGTAGTTGTTGTGCCTTAATCGCACTTATCGGCTCTGCTGGGCGAGGCAACCCCGATATTTGCCTTTGGAGAGGCGTTTGGTCATCAGCCAGTAGCCATTGTTCTCATAGACCAGCAGGCGAATCATCGTTTTGGAGCGGTTAATAAAGGCAAACACGGTGCCCGAGCGCGGCTGTTGGCCGAGTTGGTGTTGGCACAGCGCGACAAAGCCGTCGATGCCACGGCGAAAATCAGCCGGTGCTGTCGCTATCATCACCGGAGTCTGTTCTGTGAGGTAGATCATGAGTTAGCTCCCATCTGACTGAGCAGGGGCAGTAGTTGCCGCCATTGTTCCGGTGATAACTCGCCCTCCACACTCAATGGTCGACCGGTAGTGGTTTCGGTCGTCCATTTGAGAGCTAGAAGAGGTTCGCTAGTCGGCTCTGACGGTTCAAGCGCGATGAATCCCGGGATGGTGTCGTTCTCCTCCCGGCTCTTCTTCCAGCTGCTGAGTTGACGGTAATTGATGCGCAGCGCTTTGAGTATGTGGCTCACCGGGTAGTGGCCTATTAACGCTACGGTTTGTTGTTGCAGCGCCTCGGGAATTCGGCTTCGCGCGCTCTTTTCCGGGTTCTCCCGCCAATCTTTAAAGGCCTGCGATACGGCTGCTAGGGTGGGGTTCGGCATCTCTGTTCTCCTCTGTGGTTCATCAGGGGAGTAGTGAAACAAATTTTTCGGGGCTTTTTACGCTATGGTGGCGTAAGGTTACCAACCATCCGGCGGCCGGAAACTACTTCTATCTGGTGACCGTCTACAACGCCACCGGCGAGACGGCCTTCAACGCCGCTGCGGTCATTGCCCGGGCCACCGCAGCCGGGGAGAT carries:
- a CDS encoding transposase, which translates into the protein MADDQTPLQRQISGLPRPAEPISAIKAQQLRQLLSNLVKWHHLDDTPNRILNQGTILKPDRRSGQLKSRSGTFTSGVIATLESGQQIVLYQTDIGHAGELIDEILRLRHPGLPKPTIMCDALSRNLPTVLDETQRHDTFCNSHCRRGFEDVAELHPDNGPWVLALYDPVWHHDAHCKEEKYTPAERLAYHQQHSLPLMAQLKQWGEAQIESGDVEENSPLGKAIRYLLNHYDKLTGFCRIEGAQIDNNQMERMLKLVIRGRRNSLFFRTLGGAGVADVILSLVATCYLAKVNPFDYLVALQHYVHQVNRHPQLWFPWNYQQTLASLSVPLKAAA
- a CDS encoding transposase, producing MIYLTEQTPVMIATAPADFRRGIDGFVALCQHQLGQQPRSGTVFAFINRSKTMIRLLVYENNGYWLMTKRLSKGKYRGCLAQQSR